The sequence below is a genomic window from Streptomyces sp. B21-105.
CGCCCCGCCCGCCAGAGATGAGAGGAGACCGACGGACAGGAGGCAAACGCGTGGTGCTGGTGGTGTCGGAAGAGGTGCGGAACGCGGTCGACGCGCGTCAACCCGTGGTGGCCCTGGAGTCCACGATCATCTCGCACGGGCTGCCCCGCCCGCGCAATCTCGAGGTGGCGCTGGAGCTGGAGGCCGTCGTCCGCGCGGAGGGCGCCGTGCCGGCGACGATCGCCGTGTTGGACGGGCGGCCCCATGTGGGACTGGACGAGAAGCAGTTGGAGCGGGTCGCCAACGAGGACGGCTTTCGCAAGCTGGGCCATCGCGACCTGCCGCTGGCGGTGGCGTCCGGAGCGAGCGGCGCGACCACGGTGTCGGCGACGGCGCTGCTGGCGGCGCTGGCGGGCGTGCGGGTGTTCGCGACGGGCGGCCTCGGCGGGGTGCACCGGGAGTGGACGGTCACCCAGGACGAGTCGGCCGACCTGGGGCTGCTGGCGAGCACCCGGATCACGGTGGTCTGCGCGGGGGTCAAGTCGATCCTGGACGTGCCGGCGACCCTGCAACGGCTGGAGACGCTGGGCGTCGCCGTCGCCGGGTACGGCACCGACCGCTTCCCCGGGTTCTACCTGTCCGACTCGGGTCATCCGGTGGACTGGACGGTGCGCGATCCGGAGCAGGTGGCAGCCGTGATGCGGGCCCAGGACGCCCTCGGCGCGCCCCGCTCGGCCCTGATCGTCGCCAACCCGGTCCCCGAGGAGGAGCAGCTGGATCCCGAGCTGCACGCGCGTGTGCTCGCCGACGCGCTGCACGCGTGCGAGGAGGCCGGTGTCTTGGGCCAGGGGGTCACGCCGTTCCTGCTCGACTACCTGGTCCGGCACACCGACGGCGCGTCCCTTAGCGCCAACCTGGCGGCGGTGCGCGGCAACGTACGCCTGGCGGCACGCATCGCGACGGCGTGGTCCGAGGCATGACGGCGCGACCGGACGGGGCGAGCCGTGACCACGCGGGCCCGGTCCGGAGCCCGAAGACACCCGCGGGCGCGAGGCCCACGGCGGACGCGGAGGACGCGGCAGACGCGGAGGGGACGTCCGGCGCGGAGGCGGGCATCGGGCCCCGGGTGACGGCCGGCGCGGGGGCGCCGGTCGGGTCCGGGGGCCTGTCCGGTTCCGCGCCGGAGGGTCCGTCGGGAGGGCCGTCGGGGGGTGGGGCGTTGCTGGTCGTCGGGGACGTGGTGACGGACGTCGTCGCCCGGCACCGGGGTCCGCTGGCCTCGGGAACGGACACCGTCGCGGTGATCCGGACCCTGCCGGGCGGCGCGGGCGCCAACGTGGCGTGCTGGGCGGCCCACTGGGGCTGTGCGGACGTCCGGCTGCTCGGCCGGGTGGGCGCGGACTCGGTGACCTGGCACGAACGGGCGCTGACCGCCGGCGGGGTACGGCCCCTTCTCGTCGTGGATCCGCTCGCGTCGACCGGCACGGTGATCTGTCTCGTCGACACGGACGCGGCGGCGGAGCGGACGTTCCTCACCGACAGCGGCGCCTC
It includes:
- a CDS encoding pseudouridine-5'-phosphate glycosidase; translation: MVLVVSEEVRNAVDARQPVVALESTIISHGLPRPRNLEVALELEAVVRAEGAVPATIAVLDGRPHVGLDEKQLERVANEDGFRKLGHRDLPLAVASGASGATTVSATALLAALAGVRVFATGGLGGVHREWTVTQDESADLGLLASTRITVVCAGVKSILDVPATLQRLETLGVAVAGYGTDRFPGFYLSDSGHPVDWTVRDPEQVAAVMRAQDALGAPRSALIVANPVPEEEQLDPELHARVLADALHACEEAGVLGQGVTPFLLDYLVRHTDGASLSANLAAVRGNVRLAARIATAWSEA